In one window of uncultured Acetobacteroides sp. DNA:
- the cls gene encoding cardiolipin synthase — translation MENIFHYILQINLSYLLQGLYVFTIFFVVALVVHEKRDPVKTMSWVLVIILLPLIGIFIYFVFGQNYRKQKLFSRKGLKDMAILDELMQEQLANFSNRKLGRNVNEQFRPIISLLLNNSKSLYTENNSVRPLNNGTETFAAIIDEISKAESFIHLEYYIFSDDRIGTQIQEILIERAKKGVEVRLIYDDVGSWSLKSSFVQRMRDTGIEVYPFMKVSFPWFTRKVNFRNHRKIVVVDGRVGFVGGINVADRYIEGDPNLGVWRDTHLMIEGDAVHLLGIVFQMDWYFVSGKTFKDGEKYLPPLRNIGGTPVQICSAGPDSDWASIMQAYFSAITKAKEHIYISTPYFMPNESILTAIKTAALSGVDVRVMIPHKSDSTIVYWSTLSYLTEMLEAGVKFYLYEKGFNHSKIIMVDSYFASIGTANMDIRSFEDNFEVSAFIYDNGFAKELETQFHKDLLDCKLVTLHTWERRPFINGLKESVARLFSPLL, via the coding sequence ATGGAGAATATCTTTCACTACATACTTCAAATAAATCTCAGCTACCTTTTACAAGGTTTGTATGTATTTACCATATTCTTTGTGGTTGCTCTTGTTGTTCACGAAAAGAGAGATCCTGTAAAAACCATGTCATGGGTATTGGTGATTATTCTTTTACCTCTGATAGGTATATTCATTTATTTCGTATTTGGTCAAAACTACCGTAAACAAAAACTTTTTAGCCGTAAGGGGTTGAAAGATATGGCTATTCTTGACGAACTTATGCAAGAGCAGCTAGCAAACTTCTCCAATCGAAAGCTTGGTCGTAATGTAAACGAGCAATTCCGTCCAATAATTAGCCTTTTACTCAACAACAGCAAATCGCTTTACACCGAGAATAATAGCGTACGACCGCTCAATAATGGAACTGAAACTTTTGCTGCAATTATTGACGAAATTTCTAAGGCTGAAAGCTTCATTCATCTTGAATACTACATTTTCTCCGATGATAGGATTGGAACACAAATCCAAGAGATTCTAATTGAAAGAGCAAAAAAAGGCGTAGAGGTTCGCCTTATTTACGATGATGTTGGCAGCTGGTCTTTAAAAAGTTCGTTTGTTCAAAGAATGCGAGATACGGGAATTGAGGTTTACCCTTTTATGAAGGTTAGCTTCCCTTGGTTTACCCGAAAGGTGAATTTTAGGAATCATCGTAAAATTGTTGTTGTAGATGGTCGAGTAGGCTTTGTTGGTGGTATTAATGTTGCCGACAGGTATATAGAGGGTGATCCAAATTTAGGTGTTTGGCGCGATACTCATTTGATGATTGAAGGAGATGCAGTTCATTTGTTAGGTATTGTTTTCCAAATGGATTGGTACTTTGTAAGCGGGAAAACGTTTAAGGATGGAGAAAAATACCTACCTCCTTTGCGTAATATCGGAGGTACCCCCGTTCAAATATGTAGTGCTGGACCCGATTCTGATTGGGCTAGCATCATGCAGGCATACTTTTCTGCGATAACTAAAGCAAAAGAGCATATCTACATCTCAACACCGTATTTTATGCCAAACGAGAGCATCTTAACGGCAATTAAAACCGCGGCATTAAGTGGTGTAGATGTACGAGTTATGATTCCTCACAAGTCGGATTCTACGATTGTTTACTGGAGCACTCTTTCGTATCTAACTGAAATGTTGGAGGCAGGGGTTAAATTTTACCTCTACGAAAAGGGCTTTAACCATTCTAAAATCATTATGGTTGACAGTTATTTTGCGAGTATTGGCACTGCCAATATGGATATACGCTCGTTTGAGGACAACTTTGAGGTTTCTGCTTTTATATACGATAATGGTTTTGCGAAGGAGCTGGAAACTCAATTCCATAAAGATTTGCTAGATTGCAAGCTTGTTACGCTACACACTTGGGAACGACGCCCATTTATCAATGGATTAAAGGAGTCGGTAGCTAGGCTGTTTAGTCCGTTGTTATAG
- a CDS encoding tetratricopeptide repeat protein has translation MNRVSQAIVLFDQHKYSEALSEIEVAKKEGIISFDLFLYQGRILQKMSQYGPAINSFNQAIEIDPNDPRPKNEILLIKNILSITNNFYYENPYTDLELIDKL, from the coding sequence ATGAACAGAGTTAGTCAAGCAATAGTGTTGTTCGATCAGCATAAGTACAGCGAAGCTTTATCAGAAATAGAAGTAGCAAAAAAAGAGGGCATCATATCGTTTGATCTATTCCTCTATCAGGGACGAATTCTACAGAAGATGAGTCAATATGGACCAGCGATTAATTCGTTCAACCAAGCCATAGAAATAGACCCGAATGATCCTCGTCCCAAGAACGAGATTCTGCTTATAAAAAACATACTCTCCATTACCAACAACTTTTACTACGAGAATCCTTACACTGATCTAGAATTAATCGACAAACTATAA
- a CDS encoding anthranilate synthase component I family protein, with the protein MKTKYSLSKKVVKRPADTITPVGVYLKMRDMYPGALLLECTDYSSQQNAFSHICLNPILGIEANEAGVSTYYPNGEKTLAASANLVEQINAFISNIEVVNHQENDFGVDGLFGFTSFDSAVIFDKYPDEIVNKVSQNREIPFLRYDLFKVVISFNHFNETLAITEFYNEDSPLSLTESIQAQLNNRNFGSYPFSIEGNELNPLKDADFKAMVAKVKEHCQRGDVFQLVVSKPYHQQFKGDEFNVYRALRSVNPSPYLFYFDYIGYKIFGSSPEAQLKVSEGKATINPIAGTVKRTGDALTDFRLANELINNPKENSEHVMLVDLARNDLSRSCDNVKVEIYKEIQTFSHVIHLVSTVTGDIHKGSTPFTLFADTFPAGTLSGAPKHKAIELIVAMEPTQRGYYGGGIGYIGLDGSLNHAITIRSFFSKNGVLTYQAGAGVVINSTEEGELQEVNNKLNALRSALGLVSNYINK; encoded by the coding sequence ATGAAAACAAAATACAGTCTTAGTAAGAAAGTTGTAAAGCGTCCAGCAGACACCATTACCCCTGTTGGTGTTTACCTTAAGATGCGCGACATGTACCCTGGTGCATTACTACTCGAGTGTACAGACTACAGCTCGCAGCAAAACGCCTTTTCTCATATCTGCCTAAATCCAATACTAGGGATAGAGGCAAATGAAGCAGGTGTTTCAACCTACTATCCCAACGGAGAGAAGACGCTAGCAGCATCTGCAAACCTTGTGGAACAGATAAATGCATTTATCAGCAATATTGAGGTTGTCAACCATCAAGAAAACGACTTCGGCGTTGACGGACTATTTGGCTTTACATCCTTCGATAGCGCTGTTATTTTTGATAAATACCCAGATGAAATAGTAAATAAGGTTTCGCAGAATCGAGAAATACCATTCCTTCGCTACGATCTTTTCAAGGTGGTTATCTCATTTAACCACTTCAACGAAACACTTGCAATCACCGAGTTTTACAATGAGGATTCGCCGCTATCGTTAACCGAGAGTATTCAGGCACAACTAAACAATCGCAACTTTGGCTCATATCCATTTAGCATAGAAGGGAACGAACTAAATCCTCTGAAGGATGCAGATTTCAAAGCAATGGTTGCAAAAGTTAAAGAGCATTGCCAGCGCGGCGATGTTTTCCAACTGGTAGTTTCAAAACCATACCATCAGCAGTTTAAAGGCGATGAGTTTAACGTGTACCGCGCACTTCGTTCGGTAAACCCATCCCCTTACCTATTCTACTTCGATTACATAGGCTACAAGATATTCGGTTCATCGCCAGAAGCGCAACTAAAGGTTAGCGAGGGCAAGGCAACCATCAACCCTATTGCAGGAACTGTAAAACGTACAGGTGATGCGCTAACCGATTTTAGGCTAGCCAACGAGCTTATCAACAATCCAAAGGAGAACTCTGAGCACGTTATGCTGGTAGATTTAGCCCGCAACGACCTTAGCCGCAGCTGCGACAACGTGAAGGTGGAAATCTACAAGGAAATACAAACATTCTCGCACGTAATCCACCTAGTATCAACCGTAACAGGCGATATCCACAAGGGCTCCACTCCTTTTACGCTTTTTGCAGATACTTTTCCTGCTGGGACACTAAGCGGCGCTCCAAAGCATAAGGCAATCGAGCTGATCGTGGCTATGGAACCAACACAACGCGGCTACTACGGTGGAGGAATCGGCTATATTGGTTTAGATGGCTCATTAAACCATGCTATCACCATTCGTTCCTTTTTCAGCAAAAACGGAGTCCTAACCTATCAAGCTGGAGCAGGAGTTGTTATTAACTCCACCGAAGAGGGAGAACTACAGGAGGTAAATAATAAGCTGAATGCACTTCGTTCGGCGCTTGGACTAGTAT
- a CDS encoding SDR family oxidoreductase has product MRNKIIMGKNHFLGKVVLITGASSGIGKACAFEFAKRGAKVVLGARNTNELSAIVELISKDGGVAVGCHLDVTNQESCKGFVEYALSTYGNIDVLINNAGISMRAIFEDLDLNVIRRLMDVNFWGTVYCTKYALPALLQSKGSVVGVSSIAGFMGLPGRTGYSSSKFAMNGFLETLRVETLKQGLHVMVVAPGFTASNVRLNALNQDGQKQGETPREESKMMTSEEVARRIANGIERKKRTLVMTLVGKVTVFLSKIAPALLDKLAFNEMAKEPNTPLKR; this is encoded by the coding sequence ATGAGAAATAAGATAATAATGGGTAAAAATCATTTTTTGGGGAAAGTCGTACTCATTACGGGGGCTTCTTCTGGAATAGGTAAAGCATGTGCGTTCGAATTTGCCAAACGTGGAGCTAAGGTTGTTTTAGGTGCTCGTAATACTAATGAGTTATCTGCAATTGTTGAATTAATCTCTAAAGATGGAGGTGTTGCTGTTGGCTGTCATCTTGATGTAACCAACCAAGAGTCGTGCAAAGGTTTTGTAGAATACGCGTTGTCTACCTATGGCAATATTGATGTTCTGATTAACAATGCGGGAATTTCTATGCGTGCTATTTTTGAAGATCTTGACCTAAATGTAATACGTAGGTTGATGGATGTAAATTTTTGGGGTACTGTTTATTGTACAAAGTATGCACTTCCTGCGTTACTCCAATCGAAAGGTAGTGTTGTAGGCGTTAGCTCAATCGCTGGTTTTATGGGATTGCCTGGACGAACAGGGTACTCCTCGTCAAAGTTTGCGATGAATGGTTTTTTGGAAACGTTGCGCGTTGAAACCTTAAAGCAGGGCTTGCATGTAATGGTAGTCGCTCCTGGGTTTACTGCTTCAAATGTCCGTTTAAACGCACTGAATCAAGATGGTCAAAAACAGGGAGAAACACCCCGCGAAGAATCTAAAATGATGACTTCTGAAGAGGTTGCCCGTAGAATCGCCAATGGGATTGAACGCAAAAAACGTACGCTGGTTATGACGCTTGTGGGTAAGGTTACAGTATTTTTAAGTAAGATTGCTCCTGCACTTCTTGATAAGTTAGCCTTTAACGAGATGGCTAAAGAGCCAAATACCCCTTTAAAAAGGTAG